GAGATGCTCAAAGAATTAGGCTATTGTCATGGAATAGAGAATTATTCCCGGATACTTTCAGCAAAACCAGCCGGTTCAAGGCCAAGCTGCCTGCTTGATTATTTCCGGGGTGATTTCCTGACAGTGATAGACGAATCGCATGTCAGCCTCCCGCAAATAAGAGGGATGTTCAACGGCGACCAAGCCAGGAAAAAGACACTGGTTGATTACGGGTTCCGTCTGCCTTCGTGCATGGATAACCGTCCGCTAAAATTTGCGGAATTCAATGAATTGGTCAAAAAAACGATATTTGTCTCGGCAACCCCGGATGAATACGAGGTCAAACTAAGCAAAGGCAGCATTTCCGAGCAGATAATCCGGCCTACGGGACTGGTTGACCCGGAGATCGAGATAAGGCCGAGCAACGGGCAGGTCGAAGACCTGGCCAAAGAAATAAAACAACGCGCCGCCAAGCGCGAACGGATCCTGGTGACCACCCTGACCAAGCGAATGTCCGAAGACCTAACTACCTATTTACAAGAAAAGGGAATAAAGGTAAAATATTTACATTCCGAGATCGAGACTATCGAACGCTCCAAAATCCTCCGGGACCTGCGCAAGCGGGAATTCGACTGTCTGGTAGGGATAAACCTGCTCAGGGAAGGATTGGACCTGCCGGAAGTATCGTTGGTAGCTATATTGGACGCGGATAAAGAGGGTTTCCTGCGCTCAGCCACATCGCTGATCCAGGTATCCGGAAGGGCGGCCCGGAATATCAACGGCAAGGTGATAATGTACGCCGACAATATCACCGGCTCGATGAAGAAAGCAATAACCGAAAGCAATCGCCGGCGGAAGATCCAGTTTGAATTCAACAAACGTAACAAGATCACCCCGCGTTCGATAATAAAAGCGATAAAAGAAGGGATCGAAGACCTGGCTCAAGCTGAGCAGTATGTGGCCGGACTGACCGGCCAGGCAAAGGACGAATACGAAACCGCCAAGTATATCGCTGATATGGAATATGAGATGGAACTGGCGGCCCGGAATCTGCAGTTTGAGAAAGCGGCGCAGATCCGGGATAAAATAAAGGAGCTAAAGAGTGTTACTCACCATTGACATAGGAAACACCAACATCTCTTTCGGATTGTGGACAAACGGCAAGCTCGCCAGGAAATTCGACCTGGACACCAAAAAATATACCCTGGTCCAGGTAAAAAGGCTCCTTAAAAACAAAAAACCGGATGATGTAGTGATTTGCAGCGTGGTCCCCCAGGCGACCCGCCGTTTAGAGCTGGAATTTACCCGTTGGTTAGGCAAAAAAATAAAGGTCATCGGCAAAAATCTGAAAATCAAAATAGCTAACCGCTATCGCCAACCCAAACAAGTAGGCCAGGACCGTTTAGTCAACGCCTTTGCCGCAACCGCGCTTTACGGCAGTCCTTTAATAGTTATCGACCTGGGCACAGCAGTCACTTTTGACATAATTTCAGGTAAAAAGGAATATCTTGGCGGTATGATCCTGCCCGGCCTGGCGATCTCTTTGGAAAGCCTTTGCCAGCGCACCGCGCTATTGCCGCAAGTCAAAGTAGCCCAACCAAAAGAATTTATCGGCCGGGATACCCGCAACAGTATGTTAAGCGGGGTTATCTATGGATTTGCCAGCCTTACGGATGATCTCTGCCGTAAAATACGCGCTAAGATAGGCAAGAACGCCAAAGTCATCGGCACAGGAGGGAACATCAGCCTTCTGGCCAAATACTGCCACAGCATCGACAAGATCGACCAGGACCTGACCCTAAAAGGCCTCTACCTCTCCACCCTGTAGACGTTGTACGTAACCTACCGCACTTCAAAGGATTACAAATAAATGTTTTAATAGTCAAAAAATGGTTTATAAGATACTTTGGCGTACGCCCAAACATTTATTTGTAACTCAATATAAATCAATAGTTAGCTACAACGTCTACAGTTTTTTCTTGACAATTTTTGGTTTACCTAGTATATTTATGATTACTGTAGATATGCTAAAAGGTGATAAACTATGCCCAAGACTACTGAGATATTAACCGCAAAACAAGTCGCGGAATACCTGCACATTCATCCATTAACTGTCCAGCGCTATGCCCGCGACGGCATGATCCCGGCATTCAAGATAGGGACCGACTGGAGGTTCCATAAAAAATATATTGAGAAATGGATCAAGCAGAAACACGCCATTAACCTGGATAATAAAAAACAAACAAAGACCTTGCTGGAATCGGCATAAATAATGAAGACTTTTGCATTTTTAATTCATCCTTTAAATACCGATCAGATCCTGACATATTGGCCGCTAACCCGGTTTCTGCCGGCATCTTTGCGAAAAACTTTCCTCAAACATCAGAATTTCAAGGTGTTGCCGCTTAAGAAGATCATCTCCAGCCAGAACAAAGAAATACAAGGATACTTGATAGTCTGCCCCTTGCTGCCGGATGAAATATTGGAACTTGACGACGAAATTATCCTGGGAAAGATCATTGACGCGGGCTTTATCGCGGAACGCATAGGCGCAGAAATAATGGGCATCGGCGGATATATGGCGATCACCGCGGATAAAAAACCAATGATCCACAAACACCTTAAGGTCCCTATAACCAGCGGGAGCGCTTTTACCGCCTGGTCCGTATTTGAGACTATTTTCCGCACCGCCAAACAGCGCAAGATCAACCTGAAAGATAAAACCATCGCGATCGTCGGCCCGATGAACGCCGTAGGCTCGCTATGCGCCCAGAAATTCAGCGAACACTCGGGCAAAGTGCTTTTGACCGGAGAATGGAAAGAAAAACTTCAGCGGTTCAAAAAAATACTTAACCAATTGAATCTGGCCAATACTGAAATAGAAGCGGATATCCGCAAAGCAGTCAGTTCCGCCGACATAGTCATAAATACACACACGGATAATACCGACATTTTTTCGATCAACGATCTGAAGCCGAAGAGCATAGTTTACGACGCCTCGATATTCCAGAATATCTCCCGGCAGGCAAAACTGCGCAAAGATATCTTCCTGATCGAAAGCAACACCATAAAATTGCCTTTCGCCGAACACACCGGATTCGACATCCTGCCCGACAATAACGTCTACGCCGCAATGGCGGAAACCATACTTTTAGCCCTGGAAGATAAATTCGTGACCTATTCACTGGGCGAAAGCAGGAATTCCGACAAATTGGAAGAAATAGCCAATATCGCGGTCAGGCACGGTTTCGAGATCAACCTGTCTTAAAACTAACTTAATATGCCCGATACAAAAAAAACAGCGATCATCAGCGGAGCGACCAGAGGCATAGGCAAAGCCATTGCCCTGGAATTAGCCAAAACCGGCGTAAATATCAGTTTTAATTTCATAAAAAGCACAGAAGAAGCCAGGATCCTGGAAAAAGAGATCTCTAATTATGGGGTAAAAGCCCAATCCTTCCAAGTTGATATTAAAGACTATAAAGCAGTGTCTGAATGGGTCGAGAATACCCGTGAGGCCTTCGGCA
This portion of the Candidatus Omnitrophota bacterium genome encodes:
- a CDS encoding UvrB/UvrC motif-containing protein, producing EMLKELGYCHGIENYSRILSAKPAGSRPSCLLDYFRGDFLTVIDESHVSLPQIRGMFNGDQARKKTLVDYGFRLPSCMDNRPLKFAEFNELVKKTIFVSATPDEYEVKLSKGSISEQIIRPTGLVDPEIEIRPSNGQVEDLAKEIKQRAAKRERILVTTLTKRMSEDLTTYLQEKGIKVKYLHSEIETIERSKILRDLRKREFDCLVGINLLREGLDLPEVSLVAILDADKEGFLRSATSLIQVSGRAARNINGKVIMYADNITGSMKKAITESNRRRKIQFEFNKRNKITPRSIIKAIKEGIEDLAQAEQYVAGLTGQAKDEYETAKYIADMEYEMELAARNLQFEKAAQIRDKIKELKSVTHH
- a CDS encoding helix-turn-helix domain-containing protein; translation: MPKTTEILTAKQVAEYLHIHPLTVQRYARDGMIPAFKIGTDWRFHKKYIEKWIKQKHAINLDNKKQTKTLLESA
- a CDS encoding type III pantothenate kinase gives rise to the protein MLLTIDIGNTNISFGLWTNGKLARKFDLDTKKYTLVQVKRLLKNKKPDDVVICSVVPQATRRLELEFTRWLGKKIKVIGKNLKIKIANRYRQPKQVGQDRLVNAFAATALYGSPLIVIDLGTAVTFDIISGKKEYLGGMILPGLAISLESLCQRTALLPQVKVAQPKEFIGRDTRNSMLSGVIYGFASLTDDLCRKIRAKIGKNAKVIGTGGNISLLAKYCHSIDKIDQDLTLKGLYLSTL